One genomic region from Candidatus Gastranaerophilales bacterium encodes:
- a CDS encoding PQ-loop domain-containing transporter, with amino-acid sequence MPKEFYGYIAGILMSIAYLPQIYRVLKTKSAKDFSYWMLGLYASATFLWGVHGLIFKSNSMVIFNGVVFLQILAVIMLKFFYSKK; translated from the coding sequence ATGCCAAAAGAATTTTACGGTTATATAGCGGGCATTTTAATGTCTATAGCATATCTGCCGCAAATTTACAGGGTACTAAAAACAAAATCCGCAAAAGATTTTTCCTATTGGATGCTTGGGCTTTATGCAAGTGCGACGTTTTTGTGGGGTGTACATGGCTTGATTTTCAAATCAAATTCCATGGTTATATTTAACGGTGTGGTGTTCCTTCAAATACTTGCTGTTATTATGTTAAAGTTTTTTTACTCCAAAAAATAA
- a CDS encoding DegT/DnrJ/EryC1/StrS family aminotransferase has translation MIPILDLTKQYAQIQADVEKTVLEVLKSGQYILGKHNKGLEQEIADFCGVKRAVALNSGTDALHLALRALDVGPGDEVITVAFTFVATTEAIGIVGATPVFIDIDGDTFNLDAALLESKITSKTKAVIPVHLYGQPCDMDVIMDVAKRYNLYVIEDCCQAIGAEYKGQKVGSFGDINCFSFFPTKNLGACGDGGMATTNSDFLADRMIALRNHGGAVRYYHDEIGVNSRLDEVQAGILRVKLPYIEEWNKKRRENAYRYNELLKDAEGVVTPKELDDTYCVYHQYTIQVENRDAVHKYLQDHGVGAMIYYPVPLHLQKVHAYLGGKEGDLPVTEEKTKKVMSLPMFAELTFEQQQMVVNTVKEAIAACSSKV, from the coding sequence ATGATACCTATCTTGGATTTAACAAAACAATATGCTCAAATACAGGCAGATGTTGAAAAAACAGTTTTAGAAGTTTTAAAATCGGGGCAATATATCTTAGGCAAGCACAACAAGGGATTAGAACAGGAAATAGCGGATTTTTGCGGGGTAAAAAGAGCGGTTGCGTTAAATTCGGGAACGGATGCGCTGCATTTGGCGCTTCGTGCGCTTGATGTAGGACCGGGAGATGAAGTTATCACAGTAGCGTTTACTTTTGTAGCAACAACAGAAGCCATAGGTATAGTAGGCGCAACACCTGTTTTTATTGATATTGACGGTGATACATTTAACCTTGACGCTGCTTTGTTGGAAAGCAAAATCACCTCCAAAACCAAAGCCGTTATTCCTGTCCACCTTTACGGTCAGCCTTGTGATATGGATGTAATCATGGACGTAGCAAAACGTTATAACCTTTATGTAATAGAAGATTGCTGCCAGGCAATAGGAGCCGAGTATAAAGGTCAAAAAGTCGGTTCTTTCGGTGATATTAACTGTTTCAGTTTCTTCCCGACCAAAAACCTCGGAGCTTGCGGAGATGGCGGTATGGCAACAACAAACAGCGATTTTTTGGCGGACAGAATGATTGCTTTGAGAAACCATGGCGGAGCTGTCAGATATTATCACGATGAAATCGGCGTTAACAGCCGTTTAGATGAAGTTCAGGCAGGAATTTTGCGAGTAAAATTACCTTACATTGAAGAATGGAATAAAAAACGCAGGGAAAATGCTTATCGCTACAATGAACTTTTAAAAGACGCAGAAGGAGTAGTAACTCCAAAAGAATTAGACGATACATACTGTGTTTATCATCAATATACAATACAGGTAGAAAACAGAGATGCTGTCCATAAATATTTACAAGACCATGGTGTCGGAGCGATGATTTATTATCCTGTTCCTCTTCACCTGCAAAAAGTACATGCCTATCTGGGCGGTAAAGAAGGCGATTTACCTGTGACAGAAGAAAAGACCAAAAAAGTTATGTCGCTGCCTATGTTTGCAGAGCTTACGTTTGAGCAGCAGCAAATGGTTGTAAATACGGTAAAAGAAGCTATAGCAGCTTGTTCTTCTAAGGTGTAA
- the fabF gene encoding beta-ketoacyl-ACP synthase II, translated as MTCKPRRVVITGVGAVTPYGVGADLFWDNVKQGKSGIKNISIIDATNHPVKIAGEFTDFNAAQYMDPKEAKRMDRFTQLAMVAADEVCNDAGITADNVNPERFGVFVGSAAGGMETIEKNHHLIINRGPAKCSPFTVPMMIVDIAAGRISIAHNAKGPNKAVVTACATAANSIGDAFRAIQYDDADIMIAGGTEAAITNLGMGGFTSARTLSTRNDEPEKASRPYDKDRDGFVMSEGACLLMLEELEHAKKRGAKIYCEIIGYGASADAYDIVAPHPEGDGAALAMKNAIRTAGIKPEDVNYVNTHGTSTSVGDVAEIKALCKVFGDYVTNGSLFVSSTKSIHGHLLGASGGAEAIVCIKAMQENLVPPTINLENRDEAIPAGINLVPNVAQKTDDLNVTMSNSFGFGGHNASLIFKKYKD; from the coding sequence ATGACTTGCAAACCAAGAAGAGTTGTTATAACAGGCGTTGGTGCTGTTACTCCTTACGGTGTTGGTGCGGACTTGTTTTGGGATAATGTAAAACAAGGCAAAAGCGGCATTAAAAACATTAGTATAATTGACGCAACTAACCACCCTGTTAAAATAGCCGGAGAATTTACCGACTTTAATGCGGCTCAATATATGGACCCCAAAGAAGCAAAAAGGATGGACAGATTTACGCAGCTTGCTATGGTTGCTGCTGATGAAGTATGCAACGACGCAGGCATAACAGCCGATAATGTCAATCCTGAACGATTTGGCGTGTTCGTGGGCAGCGCTGCCGGAGGTATGGAAACTATTGAAAAAAATCACCATTTGATTATAAACAGAGGTCCTGCAAAATGCAGTCCTTTTACTGTTCCAATGATGATTGTCGATATAGCGGCCGGTAGAATATCCATTGCCCACAATGCCAAAGGTCCTAATAAAGCTGTTGTTACTGCTTGTGCAACAGCGGCAAATTCCATAGGAGATGCTTTCAGAGCTATTCAATATGATGATGCCGATATTATGATTGCAGGCGGAACAGAAGCTGCTATTACAAATCTCGGAATGGGCGGGTTTACAAGTGCAAGAACACTTTCTACCAGAAACGATGAACCTGAAAAAGCCAGTCGTCCTTACGACAAAGACAGGGACGGGTTTGTTATGTCGGAAGGCGCTTGTTTATTAATGCTGGAAGAGCTTGAACATGCTAAAAAAAGAGGTGCAAAAATCTACTGCGAAATCATAGGTTACGGCGCTTCTGCCGATGCTTACGATATTGTTGCCCCGCATCCTGAAGGCGACGGGGCGGCTTTGGCTATGAAAAACGCTATAAGAACAGCAGGGATAAAACCTGAGGATGTTAATTATGTTAACACCCACGGAACAAGTACTTCTGTTGGCGATGTTGCCGAAATTAAAGCTTTATGCAAGGTTTTTGGTGATTATGTAACAAACGGCAGTTTGTTTGTCAGCTCTACAAAAAGCATTCATGGACATCTTTTGGGTGCGTCGGGCGGAGCCGAAGCTATTGTGTGTATAAAAGCCATGCAGGAAAATTTAGTCCCTCCTACCATTAATTTGGAAAATCGTGATGAAGCTATTCCTGCCGGTATTAATTTAGTGCCTAATGTTGCACAAAAAACAGATGACTTGAACGTAACAATGTCTAATTCATTTGGTTTTGGCGGACATAATGCATCGTTAATCTTTAAAAAGTATAAAGATTAA
- a CDS encoding acyl carrier protein: MSNTLERVKKVVVEQLSVDESQVVESASFTADLGADSLDTVELVMAFEEEFGCEIPDEDAEKIQTVKDAVDYIESHS; encoded by the coding sequence ATGAGTAACACTTTAGAAAGAGTAAAAAAAGTTGTAGTGGAACAACTAAGCGTTGATGAATCACAAGTAGTTGAATCAGCAAGTTTTACAGCTGATTTAGGAGCGGATTCTTTGGATACCGTTGAACTTGTAATGGCATTTGAAGAAGAATTCGGATGCGAAATTCCTGATGAAGATGCAGAAAAAATTCAAACAGTTAAAGACGCTGTAGACTACATCGAAAGCCACTCGTAA